GGCCGGCACCCACGCCGGACGCAAAACACAGCGCCGTCTCGCCGCCTTCTAGCGCCGCTACTTTCTCTTCCAGCTGCCGCACTGTAGGGCTGCCCACGCGCGCATAGACAAAGCCTTCAGTGCTTTCATCCTGATCGCGCGCCGAAAAACCCGTGAGCTTCTCCGGCGCGAAAGTGGCTGACATGACCAGATTGGGCGATGACGCGCGAGTAACAGGATCAACAAATTCGCCCGCATGTACGGCTGTGGTGGCAAAGCTCAGCGGCCCCAAAGTGTTCTTCTTGGTCATGTCTCACTCCCTGCCCGCCAGCTTGCGATGGCACAAAACAAAAAACCAGCCTTGTGGAGCTGGTTCTTCAGGATCAAATTGTATGGCTTGTTACAGAACGCTCTGCAGCGCCTTCAGGTGATCGAGATTTTCCTGGGCCACGCGCTTGGCTTCGGCTTCGGTGGCATCGGCGACGTCTTCCTCGGCGTCCTTGATCTGCTTGGCCAAGGCGGCAGCATCAAGTTCTGCTGTCGGAATGGCGCGTTCGGCCAGCACCGTGAGGCCCTGCGGGTTCACTTCGGCAAAACCGCCACGCACGAAAATACGCTGCGAACCAGAAGCTGCCGTCACCGTCACCACGCCGGGGCGCAATGACGTGAGCAGCGGCGCATGTTGCGGCAGGATGGTCATTTCACCTTCCGTGCCGGGCAGCTGCACGCTGTCCACGTCGCCCGAGAAGAGCAACTTGGCCGGTGAAACGAGTTCGAAGTGAAGCGCCATCGTTCTGTCTTTCGCTTACGCTGCGTCGGCGGCCAGCTTGCGGGCCTTTTCGACGGCCTGCTCGATGGTGCCCACCATGTAGAAGGCCACTTCCGGCAGGTGGTCATAGTCACCGTTGCAGAGGCCCTTGAAGCCCTTGATCGTATCTTCGAGCTTGACCTGCACGCCGGGCGAGCCGGTGAACACCGCAGCCACGTCGAAGGGCTGGCTCATGAAGCGCTCGATCTTGCGGGCGCGCGACACGGCCAGTTTGTCTTCTTCGGAAAGTTCGTCCATGCCGAGAATGGCGATGATGTCCTGAAGCGCCTTGTAGCGCTGCAGGATCGACTGCACCTGGCGGGCCACGGCGTAGTGCTCTTCACCGACGATGGCCGGTGACAGCATGCGCGAGGTCGAGTCGAGCGGGTCAAC
This Aestuariivirga litoralis DNA region includes the following protein-coding sequences:
- a CDS encoding F0F1 ATP synthase subunit epsilon, whose amino-acid sequence is MALHFELVSPAKLLFSGDVDSVQLPGTEGEMTILPQHAPLLTSLRPGVVTVTAASGSQRIFVRGGFAEVNPQGLTVLAERAIPTAELDAAALAKQIKDAEEDVADATEAEAKRVAQENLDHLKALQSVL